A segment of the Mycobacterium intracellulare ATCC 13950 genome:
CAAACCCGGTGTGCGGGAACCGAACTCGACGGCGGGCGCGCTCAGCGGGACCGATTCCGTCACCAGGTACGCGGCGAGCTGCTCACACTCCTTTGCCAGCAGCTCGAGCGCGGACGTCATCTGCTCGCCGTAGCACTGCTGGGTCCACATGCTCACCACCGCGGCGACCGGTGGGTCCAGCGTCGTGAGCGTCATCAACGATTGGCGCACGGCGTCGTCGCGGACGTTGACCGACAATCCGGGCACACCCAGCTCCAGCAGCGCATCGGCGACCGGCCCCCGCTGCCGGGCGCACCAATCGTCGTCGGAGTCGGCGCGCATGAGCACCGCGATTACCTTTTCCATAGGCCGAACCTACCGGTGCGGGCCCGCCGGATAGGCCTACTTCACCGGGCGCACCTGATGCTGGCCGCTGATCAGCTTCCCGATGAGCCCGGCCAGCTGACGGTAGGACTCGTCGCGCCCGCTCGACGAGCGGTAGACCAAGCCGATTCGCCGGCCCGGGCGCGGCGCCGCGAACTGTGCCAGGCCCAGGCGGCTTCTCGAGGCCTCGACGGGCACCGCGCTCTGCGGAATCAGCGTGACGCCCAAACCGCCCGTTACGCATTGCACCGCGGTCGCCAGTGAGGCCGCCCGCGTGTTGGCCAGCTCCGCCCGGACCCCGGCCTTGTGGCAGACATCCAGCGCCTGATCACGCAGGCAGTGCCCCTCGTCCAGCAGTAGCAGCGGCAGGTCGGCCAGCGCCGTCGCCGGAACCCGGCGCTTGCCCGCCAGCGGATGGCCGGGGGGCAGGGCAAGGACGAAATCCTCGTCGTAGATGGGGATCGCGCTGACCCCGGCGCCCTCGGCGGGCAGGGCGATCAATGCCGCATCCAATGCCCCTTCGCGCAACACCGCCAACAACCGCTCGGTCTGGTCTTCGGTCACCCGCAGCGCCAGCCCCGGAAGCTGCTCGGCCACCCCGGCCAGCACGGTCGGCAGCACGTAGGGCGCCACCGTGGGAATCAGGCCCAGCCTCATGCCGGCCCGCAACGGATCCGAGGCGCCCGCCGCCGCGGCGGTGAAGGCGTCGGTCGCCTCGACGACGGCCTGGGCGCGCGGCAACAGCTCCGTACCCTGGGGTGTCAAGAAGACACGCCGTGTCGAGCGCTCGACGAGGCGGGTGCCCAAGCCCGCCTCCAGCGCCGAGAGCGCCTGCGACAACGTCGACTGGCTGACGCCGAGAGCCGTTGCGGCACCGCTGAATTGATGCTTCTCGGCCACCGCCACGAACGCGCGCAGGCCGGCGATCGTCGGCTGATAACTCTTATCGGTCATACCTATAAGTGTAGTGGGAAATATCACCTTTACTTCAACCAGGGTACGCGGCAACATGGTGGAAGAAAGCTAATCTTGAGTAAATCCAGATAAGGAGCGATATGCCTCTGCTGACCATCGGCGACCAGTTCCCCGCCTACGAGCTCACCGCGTTGATCGCCGGCGATCTGTCCAAGGTCGACGCCAAGCAGCCCGGCGACTACTTCACCACCATCACCAACGAGGACCACGCCGGCAAATGGCGCGTGGTGTTCTTCTGGCCGAAGGACTTCACCTTCGTGTGCCCGACCGAGATTGCCGCCTTCGGCAAGCTCAACGACGAATTCGCCGACCGCGACGCGCAGGTTCTGGGTGTGTCGATCGACAGCGAGTTCGTCCACTTCAATTGGCGTGCGCAGCACGAGGACCTCAAAAAGCTGCCCTTCCCGATGCTCTCGGACATCAAGCGGGAGCTGAGCCTGGCCACCGGTGTGCTCAACGCCGACGGTGTGGCCGACCGGGCGACCTTCCTCGTCGACCCCAACAACGAGATCCAGTTCGTCTCGGTCACCGCGGGTTCGGTGGGCCGCAACGTCGAGGAAGTGCTGCGCGTGCTGGACGCGCTGCAGTCCGACGAGCTGTGCGCGTGCAACTGGCGCAAGGGCGACCCGACGCTCGACGCCACCGAGCTGCTCAAGCAGTCGGCCTGATCCGGGGCTGATCCCGTAGGGTCTGAACAGGAGGCGAGATGAGCGTAGAGAACCTCAAGGAAGCGCTGCCGGAGTACGCCAAGGACCTCAAGCTCAACCTGGGCTCGATCACCCGTACGACCGAGCTCGACGAGGAGCAGCTGTGGGGCACGCTGTTGGCGAGCGCCGCGGCGACCCGGAACACGCAGGTGCTCAGCGAGATTGGCGCGGAGGCGGCCGACATTCTGTCCGCCGAGGCGTACAACGCGGCGCTGGGAGCCGCATCGGTCATGGCGATGAACAACGTGTTCTACCGTGGCCGGGGTTTCCTCGACGGCAAGTACGACGACCTGCGCGCGGGATTGCGGATGAACATCATCGCCAATCCCGGTGTGGAGAAGGCGAACTTCGAGCTGTGGTGCTTCGCAGTGTCGTCGATCAACGGATGCCCGGATTGCGTGGCGGCCCACGAGCACACGCTGCGCGAGGCCGGTGTCAGCCGCGAAACCATCCAGGAGGCGCTGAAGGCCGCGGCGATCGTTTCCGGCGTGGCCCAAGCGATCGTCGCTTCCCAGACGCTGGCGACCGTCGGCTGATCGCGCCGTCGTGACCAGCGCCGTGTCCGGACCCGACTGGGTCCAGCACGCCATCTGGTGGCAGGTCTACCCGCTGGGGTTCGTGGGCGCGTTCCCCGTACCGCAGTCAAACGAGCCGCCGCAACCGCATCAACACCGGTTGCGGCGGCTCGTCGACTGGTTGGACCACGCCATCGAACTCGGGGCGTCCGGCATCGCGCTGGGCCCGATCTTCGCCTCGCGCACACACGGTTACGACACCACCGACCACTACCGCATCGATCCCCGGCTCGGCGACGATGCCGATTTCGACCACCTCGTCGCCGAGGCGCACCGACGCGGCCTGCGCGTCCTGCTCGACGGCGTGTTCAACCACGTCGGGGTGGATTTTCCGCGCCACCGCGAGGCTGCCGAGGACGACGTCGCCGCGCGCTGGTTCCGCGGACGTCCCGGGCGCTTTCACACGTTCGAAGGCCACGACGGGCTGATCACCCTCAACCACGACAACCCCGCCGTCGTCGACTACACCGTCGAGGTGATGGCGCACTGGTTGGGCCGCGGCGCCGACGGCTGGCGCCTCGACGCGGCTTATGCCGTGCCACAACACTTCTGGGCCTCGACCCTGCCCCGGGTGCGCGAGCGCTATCCGGATGCCTGGTTCGTCGGCGAACTCATCCACGGCGACTACGCCGCGGTCGTCGACGCCGCCACCTTCGACTCGGCCACCCAATACGAGCTGTGGAAGGCGATCTGGAGCAGCCTCAACGACGGCAACTTCTTCGAGCTGGACTGGGCGCTGCAGCGCCACAACGACTTTCTGAGCCGCTTCGCGCCCCTGACCTTCATCGGCAATCACGACGTCACCCGCATCGCCAGCCAGCTGGACAACCCCGCGCATGTGGCCCACGCGCTGGTGCTGCTGCTCACCATCGGCGGGGTGCCCAGCGTCTACGCCGGCGACGAGCTCGGGTTCCGCGGCGTCAAGGAAGAACGGTTCGGCGGCGACGACGCTGTGCGCCCCGAATTCGGCTCTCCCCCACTGCAACTGGATGACTTCGGCGTCCAGACCTGGGGGCTGCACCAGTACCTGGTCGGGCTGCGACGGCGCCACCCCTGGCTGCACGCGGCGTCCACCACCGCGTTACGGCTGGAAAACCGGCACTACGTCTACGAGGCGCGCAACGGCGACGACGCCCTGCTGGTGGTGCTCAACATCGACGACGAACCCCTGCACGTGTCGCTGCCGGAGCTGGGCCCGGGGCGCGCGCAGGTCATCGGCGGATCGGCGGCCCCGCCGCCGGAGGTCGTGGACGCTGTCGCCGTCGAGCCGCACGGGTGGCGGATCCTAAGCTCGGTCTAGGCGCTCGCACGTCAGCGCGTCCTGGCGGCCGTCGTAATACTTGTCGAGCACCGCGACGAAGTCCTCGTCGTCCTCGGTGGCGTGGGCGAACAGGGTCATCGACGAGCGCAGTTTGAGGTCGTCCGGCGAGCCGAAGATCTGCCCGATCGAGCGCCCCTGCACCGCGGTGACCAGTCGGGCGCACTCCCGCAACCGCGGCCCCAGCAGCTCATGACGCAGGTACGCCCGAGCCTCGTCCAGCGAGGAGATGCCGTAATGGACCGCGGTCGGGCTGCCGCCCAGGCCGCGCAGTTGGGGGAAGACGAACCACATCCAGTGGCTGCGTTTTCGTCCGGCCCGCAGCTCGTCGAGGACGTCGCCGTACACCGGCTCCTGCGCGTCCACGAAACGCTGGAGATCGAACGGGTCGCCTGCAGATCTCACCTGACTACGGTTGCACATTATGGAACTCGAAAGACGGAAGGCCGTTCGCCGACGAGTACCCAAAGTGCGCGATCTCGCCCCGCTCATGCAGTTCAAGCGGCCCGAGCTGAACGCGACCAAGCGGCGGCTCGACGCCGCCTACACCATCGAAGACCTGCGGCGCATCGCCAAGCGGCGCACCCCGAAGGCGGCGTTCGACTACACCGATGGCGCGGCCGAAGACGAGCTGTCCATCGAACGCGCCCGACAAGCCTTCCGCGACATCGAATTTCATCCGGCGATCCTGCGCGACGTCTCCCAAGTGACCGCGGGGTGGGATGTGCTCGGCCAGCCGGTCGTGCTGCCGTTCGGGATCGCGCCCACCGGATTCACCCGGCTCATGCACACCGAGGGCGAGATCGCCGGCGCGCAGGCGGCGGCCAGGGCGGGGATCCCGTTTTCGCTGTCCACGTTGGGCACCTGCGCGATCGAGGACCTCGTCACGGCCGTGCCCCAAGGCCGAAAGTGGTTTCAGCTCTACATGTGGCGGGACCGCGAACGCTCGATGGAGCTGGTCAGACGCGCCGCCGAGGCCGGCTTCGACACCCTGCTGGCCACCGTGGACGTCCCGGTCTCCGGCGCGCGGCTGCGCGACAACCGCAACGGCATGACGATCCCGCCCACGCTGACGCTGCGCACCGTGTTGGACGCGGTGCCCCACCCGAAGTGGTGGTTCGACCTGTTGACCACCGAACCTTTGGCGTTCGCGTCGCTGGACCGCTGGCCCGGCACGGTCGCCGAATACCTGAGCACGATGTTCGATCCCAGCCTGACCTTCGATGACCTGGAGTGGATCAAGGAGCAGTGGCCGGGCAAGCTCGTCGTCAAAGGGATTCAGACGCTTGACGATGCCCGCGCGGTCGTCGACCGCGGTGTCGACGGGATCGTGTTGTCCAATCACGGTGGGCGCCAACTGGATCGGGCCCCGGTGCCGTTTCACCTGCTGCCGACGGTGGCGCGCGACCTGGGTCAGCACACCGAGATCCTGGTGGACACCGGCATCATGTCGGGCGCCGACATCGTCGCGGCGGTCGCGCTGGGCGCCCGGTGCACGCTGGTCGGTCGGGCCTACCTCTACGGCCTGATGGCCGGCGGCGCGGCCGGGGTGAGCCGCGCCATCGACATCCTCGCCGCGGGAGTGATCCGCACGATGCGCCTGCTCGGCGTCACGTGCCTCGAGGAGCTCTCGCCCCGGCACGTCACGCAGTTGCGGCGCCTGGGGCCCGTGCCGCCGGTGTGAGGCCGGCCGCACCCCCGCGCTGGCCGGGGCGCGCGGGAACAAACCGGCGCCGGGCTGGGTTAAGCGCATCAGACTCAACTTTTGGAGGATTTGATGGCTGAAGCCAAGTCGGTGCCGGTGCTGTTTGTCACCGACACCATCGTGCTGCCCGGAATGGTGGTGCCGATCGCGCTGGACGACGCGGCCCGCGCGGCGATCGACGCCGCCCAGGCCAGCGAGTCGGGACAGCTGCTGATCGCCCCCCGGCTCGAGGACCGGTATCCCTCCCACGGCGTGATCGCGAAGATCCTGCAGGTCGGGCGCATCGCCGGTGGCGGCACCGCCGCGGTGGTGCGCGGCGAGCGCCGGGCACAGATCGGGGCGGGCGCATCCGGCCCCGGGGCGGCGCTATGGGTCGAGGTGACCGAGGTCCCCGAGGCCGAGGCGACCGACGAGGTCAAGGCGCTGACCGCGGAGTACAAGAAGCTGCTGCTGGCCATGCTGCAACGACGCGAGGCCTGGGAGATCATCGATTACGTCAACCGGCTGTCCGATCCGTCGGCGCTGGCCGACACCTCGGGGTACGCGTCCTACCTGAGCAACGCGCAGAAGCGCCAGCTGCTGGAGACGGTCGACGTCGCCGAGCGGCTGCGCGTGCTGATCGACTGGACCAGCGACCACCTCGCCGAGGTCGAGGTCAGCGACAAGATCGCCGAGGACGTGCGCGAGGGCATGGAGAAGACGCAGAAGGAGTTCCTGCTGCGTCAGCAGCTGGCCGCCATCCGCAAGGAATTGGGCGAGGGCGAACCCGATGGTTCGGACGACTACCGCGCCCGCGTCGAGGCCGCCGAGCTGCCCGAGAAGGTGCGCGAGGCCGCGCTGCGCGAGGTCGGCAAGCTGGAACGCTCGAGCGACCAGAGCCCGGAGAGCGGCTGGATTCGCACCTGGCTGGACACCGTGCTCGACCTGCCGTGGAACGTCAAGACCGAGGACTCCACCGACCTCAAGGCGGCGCGGGAAGTCCTGGACGCCGATCACCACGGGCTGGACGACGTCAAGGATCGCATCGTCGAGTACCTGGCCGTGCGGGCGCGCCGCGCCCAACGCGGGCTGCAGGTGGTCGGCGGGCGCGGCTCCGGTGCGGTGATGGTGCTGGCCGGTCCCCCCGGCGTCGGCAAGACGTCGCTGGGCGAGAGCGTGGCCCGGGCGTTGGGCCGCAAGTTCGTGCGCGTCGCCCTGGGCGGTGTGCGCGACGAGGCCGAGATCCGCGGGCACCGTCGTACCTACGTGGGCGCGTTGCCGGGCCGGATCGTGCGCGCGATCGGTGAGGCGGGATCGATGAATCCCGTTGTGCTGCTGGACGAAATCGACAAGGTCGGTTCCGACTACCGCGGCGATCCGAGCGCGGCGCTGCTCGAGGTGCTCGACCCGGCGCAGAACCACACCTTCCGCGACCACTACCTGGATCTGGACCTGGACCTGTCCGATGTGGTGTTTTTGGCGACGGCCAACGTGATCGAGAACATCCCGTCGGCCTTGCTGGATCGTATGGAGCTGGTGGCCATCGACGGCTACACCGAGGACGACAAGGTCGCCATCGCGCGGGACTACCTGCTGCCCCGGCAGCGGGACCGCGCGGCGCTGACCGAGGACGAGGTGGCGGTGAGCGACGCGGCGCTGCGCAAGATCGCCGCCGACTACACCCGCGAGCCCGGTGTGCGACAGTTCGAACGGCTGCTGGCCAAGGCGCTGCGCAAGGCGACCACCAAGCTGGTTGACGATCCGCGACCGATCACCATCGACGAGCCGGATCTGGTTGACTACCTGGGCCGTCCGCGGTTCATGCCGGAATCGGCCGAACGCACGGCGGTGCCCGGTGTGGCCACCGGCCTGGCCGTCACCGGCCTCGGTGGCGACGTGCTCTACATCGAGGCCGGCTCCACCGACGGTGACCCGGGCCTGCAACTGACGGGTCAATTGGGCGACGTGATGAAGGAGTCGGCGCAGATCGCGCTGTCCTACGTGCGCTCGCACGCCGCCGAGCTCGGTGTGGATCCCAAGACGCTGGACCGGCGCATCCACGTCCACGTGCCCGCGGGGGCGGTGCCCAAGGACGGCCCGTCGGCCGGTGTCACCATGGTGACCGCCTTGGTCTCGATGGCCACCGGACGCCAGGTCCGCTCCGACGTCGGCATGACCGGAGAGGTCACGCTGAACGGCCGGGTGCTGCCCATCGGCGGGGTGAAGCAAAAGCTGCTGGCCGCCCAACGTGCCGGGCTGTCAACGGTTTTCATTCCGCAGCGCAACGAGCCGGATCTCGATGACGTGCCCGCCGAGGTGCTCGAGGCGCTGGACGTGCGGCCCATGACCGACGTCGCCGAGATCGTGGCCCAGGCGCTCGAACCGGCGGCCTCGGCCGCCACGGCCGCGGCCTGATCGGGGCGCCGGGCGTGACCCGGGGCTTTCCCCGCGGTCACGCCCGGCGTTGAATGAACCCGTGACTCTCAAACGACAAGTGGTCCACCGTGTTCAACGCCTGCTGGTCAACCCGGTCGGCCGGCAGCTGCCGATGACCATGCTCGAAACCACCGGACGCAAGAGCGGGCAGCCGCGGCGCACCGCGGTGGGCGGGCGCGTGGTGGACAACCAGTTCTGGATGGTCTCCGAACACGGCGAGCACTCGGATTACGTCCGCAATATCAAGGCCAATCCGGCTGTGCGGGTGCGTGTTGGCGGCACGTGGCGCAACGGCACCGCCCACCTCCTGCCCGACGACGACGCGGTGCAGCGCCTGGGCAACCTGCCAAGGCTGAACAGCGCGATGGTGCGGCTGATGGGCAGCGACCTGCTCACCGTCCGGGTCGACCTGGACTGAACCCGCGGATGGCCTACGACGAAGACCTGGCCAACCGGATCCGCGAACTCCTCGCGGGCCGGCCCGGCATCGACGAGAAGCGCATGTTCGGCGGCCTGGCGTTCCTGGTCAACGGCAACATGTCGGTGGCCGTCAGCGGCCAGGGCGGACTGTTGGTGCGGGTGCCGCGCGAGGACACCGACAAACTCGCCGGGCGCGCGCACGTCAGCCCCATGGTGATGGCCGGACGGGAAGCCCGGGGCTGGTTGCGCGTCGAGGCCGCCGGGGTGCAAACCAAACGCCAGCTTCACAGTTGGGTCAAACGCGGGGTCGACCACGCGCGCAGCCTGCCGCCCAAATAGCGGGCGCGGTTTGCCGTCGCGGCGTGGGGGTACGCGGTGCGGTATGGACAAGCGGGTGCGACGACTGCTCGACGTGGCGGGCACCACCTACGCGGCGCAGGCGCGCATCACGCTGAGCGACAAGCCGATGCCGCTGTTCCAGCTTTTGGTGCTGTGCATGCTGGCCAGCAAGCCGATCGATGCGACCATCGCCACGGCCGCCGCGCGCGAACTCTTCAAGGCGGGCCTGCGGACTCCCAAGGCCGTGCTGGCCTCGGACCGGAAAACCATGATCGACGCCTTTGGGCGCGCGCACTACGTGCGTTACGACGAGAGCTCGGCCACCCGGCTCACCGATATGGCCGAACGACTTCGCGACGACTACTCCGGCGACATGCGCGAATTGGCCGATCGCAGCGGGCATGACGTGGCCACCGCGAAACGGATGCTCAAGAAGTTCAAGGGAATCGGCGACACGGGCGCCGACATCTACCTGCGCGAGGTGCAGGACGTGTGGACCTGGGTGCGGCCGTATTTCGATGACCGCGCCACCGGCACCGCCAAGCGATTTGGCCTGCCCGCCGAACCGAAGAAACTGGGAAGCCTTGCGCCGCAGGCCAATGCGCGACTGGCCGCCGCGTTGGTCAGGGCGTCGCTGGACGCCGATGTGCGTCAGCGGGTGGCCGGCTGAGCCGCGGTGACCATACGAATCGGTACCTCGGGGTGGTCGTACAACCACTGGATCAATGTGTTGTATCCGCCGGGAACGCCGTCGGCGCGCCGGCTCGCCCGCTACGTCGAGGCGTTCGACACCGTCGAGCTGAACGCGAGTTTCTACCGGTGGCCCAAGGATTCGACGTTCAAGGGTTGGCGCGATCAGCTGCCGGACGGCTTCACCATGTCGGTCAAGGCGCATCGCGGCTTGACGCACTACCGCCGGCTGGCCTCCCCCGAACCGTGGATCGAACGATTCGAACGCTGCTGGCAGCTGCTGGGTGATCGCCACGGCGTGCTGCTGGTGCAGCTGCACCCCGAACAGCAGCGCGATGACGCGCGCCTGGACTCGTTCCTGCAACTCATGCCCGCGTCGATCCGCGTCGCCGTCGAACTGCGGCACCCGTCGTGGAATGACCCCGCGGTGTTCGAGCTGCTGGAACGCCATCGCGCCGCGTATGTGGTGATGAGTGGGCTGGGGCTCGAGTGCATTCCCCGC
Coding sequences within it:
- a CDS encoding hydrogen peroxide-inducible genes activator; this translates as MTDKSYQPTIAGLRAFVAVAEKHQFSGAATALGVSQSTLSQALSALEAGLGTRLVERSTRRVFLTPQGTELLPRAQAVVEATDAFTAAAAGASDPLRAGMRLGLIPTVAPYVLPTVLAGVAEQLPGLALRVTEDQTERLLAVLREGALDAALIALPAEGAGVSAIPIYDEDFVLALPPGHPLAGKRRVPATALADLPLLLLDEGHCLRDQALDVCHKAGVRAELANTRAASLATAVQCVTGGLGVTLIPQSAVPVEASRSRLGLAQFAAPRPGRRIGLVYRSSSGRDESYRQLAGLIGKLISGQHQVRPVK
- a CDS encoding peroxiredoxin, which translates into the protein MPLLTIGDQFPAYELTALIAGDLSKVDAKQPGDYFTTITNEDHAGKWRVVFFWPKDFTFVCPTEIAAFGKLNDEFADRDAQVLGVSIDSEFVHFNWRAQHEDLKKLPFPMLSDIKRELSLATGVLNADGVADRATFLVDPNNEIQFVSVTAGSVGRNVEEVLRVLDALQSDELCACNWRKGDPTLDATELLKQSA
- a CDS encoding alkyl hydroperoxide reductase, with protein sequence MSVENLKEALPEYAKDLKLNLGSITRTTELDEEQLWGTLLASAAATRNTQVLSEIGAEAADILSAEAYNAALGAASVMAMNNVFYRGRGFLDGKYDDLRAGLRMNIIANPGVEKANFELWCFAVSSINGCPDCVAAHEHTLREAGVSRETIQEALKAAAIVSGVAQAIVASQTLATVG
- a CDS encoding alpha-amylase family glycosyl hydrolase, yielding MTSAVSGPDWVQHAIWWQVYPLGFVGAFPVPQSNEPPQPHQHRLRRLVDWLDHAIELGASGIALGPIFASRTHGYDTTDHYRIDPRLGDDADFDHLVAEAHRRGLRVLLDGVFNHVGVDFPRHREAAEDDVAARWFRGRPGRFHTFEGHDGLITLNHDNPAVVDYTVEVMAHWLGRGADGWRLDAAYAVPQHFWASTLPRVRERYPDAWFVGELIHGDYAAVVDAATFDSATQYELWKAIWSSLNDGNFFELDWALQRHNDFLSRFAPLTFIGNHDVTRIASQLDNPAHVAHALVLLLTIGGVPSVYAGDELGFRGVKEERFGGDDAVRPEFGSPPLQLDDFGVQTWGLHQYLVGLRRRHPWLHAASTTALRLENRHYVYEARNGDDALLVVLNIDDEPLHVSLPELGPGRAQVIGGSAAPPPEVVDAVAVEPHGWRILSSV
- a CDS encoding DUF1810 domain-containing protein, with translation MRSAGDPFDLQRFVDAQEPVYGDVLDELRAGRKRSHWMWFVFPQLRGLGGSPTAVHYGISSLDEARAYLRHELLGPRLRECARLVTAVQGRSIGQIFGSPDDLKLRSSMTLFAHATEDDEDFVAVLDKYYDGRQDALTCERLDRA
- a CDS encoding alpha-hydroxy acid oxidase, translating into MELERRKAVRRRVPKVRDLAPLMQFKRPELNATKRRLDAAYTIEDLRRIAKRRTPKAAFDYTDGAAEDELSIERARQAFRDIEFHPAILRDVSQVTAGWDVLGQPVVLPFGIAPTGFTRLMHTEGEIAGAQAAARAGIPFSLSTLGTCAIEDLVTAVPQGRKWFQLYMWRDRERSMELVRRAAEAGFDTLLATVDVPVSGARLRDNRNGMTIPPTLTLRTVLDAVPHPKWWFDLLTTEPLAFASLDRWPGTVAEYLSTMFDPSLTFDDLEWIKEQWPGKLVVKGIQTLDDARAVVDRGVDGIVLSNHGGRQLDRAPVPFHLLPTVARDLGQHTEILVDTGIMSGADIVAAVALGARCTLVGRAYLYGLMAGGAAGVSRAIDILAAGVIRTMRLLGVTCLEELSPRHVTQLRRLGPVPPV
- the lon gene encoding endopeptidase La, with protein sequence MAEAKSVPVLFVTDTIVLPGMVVPIALDDAARAAIDAAQASESGQLLIAPRLEDRYPSHGVIAKILQVGRIAGGGTAAVVRGERRAQIGAGASGPGAALWVEVTEVPEAEATDEVKALTAEYKKLLLAMLQRREAWEIIDYVNRLSDPSALADTSGYASYLSNAQKRQLLETVDVAERLRVLIDWTSDHLAEVEVSDKIAEDVREGMEKTQKEFLLRQQLAAIRKELGEGEPDGSDDYRARVEAAELPEKVREAALREVGKLERSSDQSPESGWIRTWLDTVLDLPWNVKTEDSTDLKAAREVLDADHHGLDDVKDRIVEYLAVRARRAQRGLQVVGGRGSGAVMVLAGPPGVGKTSLGESVARALGRKFVRVALGGVRDEAEIRGHRRTYVGALPGRIVRAIGEAGSMNPVVLLDEIDKVGSDYRGDPSAALLEVLDPAQNHTFRDHYLDLDLDLSDVVFLATANVIENIPSALLDRMELVAIDGYTEDDKVAIARDYLLPRQRDRAALTEDEVAVSDAALRKIAADYTREPGVRQFERLLAKALRKATTKLVDDPRPITIDEPDLVDYLGRPRFMPESAERTAVPGVATGLAVTGLGGDVLYIEAGSTDGDPGLQLTGQLGDVMKESAQIALSYVRSHAAELGVDPKTLDRRIHVHVPAGAVPKDGPSAGVTMVTALVSMATGRQVRSDVGMTGEVTLNGRVLPIGGVKQKLLAAQRAGLSTVFIPQRNEPDLDDVPAEVLEALDVRPMTDVAEIVAQALEPAASAATAAA
- a CDS encoding nitroreductase family deazaflavin-dependent oxidoreductase, producing the protein MTLKRQVVHRVQRLLVNPVGRQLPMTMLETTGRKSGQPRRTAVGGRVVDNQFWMVSEHGEHSDYVRNIKANPAVRVRVGGTWRNGTAHLLPDDDAVQRLGNLPRLNSAMVRLMGSDLLTVRVDLD
- a CDS encoding TfoX/Sxy family protein, producing the protein MAYDEDLANRIRELLAGRPGIDEKRMFGGLAFLVNGNMSVAVSGQGGLLVRVPREDTDKLAGRAHVSPMVMAGREARGWLRVEAAGVQTKRQLHSWVKRGVDHARSLPPK